A section of the Candidatus Cloacimonadota bacterium genome encodes:
- a CDS encoding 30S ribosomal protein S1, which produces MEDNVKIGKAKEKITSENKENKEKKNKKIDNDLRTKKGKKLEPKLSKQTPKKSQTSKGKTLRISKEKEDEKDTKESSKTADNTVKKTVQESHIKEKETVQKEKVVKKSKAKEIDKKNKKVKTKKEKPESVTEYKQELEKETIQSEKFKLSETSSFENQIKMYEKTMETVKSGNVVEGTIIRVDSNEVLVDIGFKAEGIISVSEFKDPEEAKIGNKIWVYIIRKEGKRGRPYLSKRRADLQRHWEGLAECYKNSKKVSGKIIKRVKGGMIVDCNSINAFLPASQVSTKILPNFDHLVGKDFDFKIISFNRRKENIVLSRKFVIEEELTKKKTGLLEKLKEGIEIDGVVKNIMEYGVFVDLGGIDGLLHISAMSWGHIGHPSEMLNIGDKIKVKVLSFDKEAGKVALGLKQLVPHPWKNIEIKYPEGSKVAGKVTNITNYGAFVELEKGVEGLIHISEMSWTKQISNPRQLLKVGDSVDAIVLSVDKDEHRISLGLKQVEPNPWLTIDVRHPVGSKITGRIKNITNFGAFIEVEKDIDGLIHISDLSWTKRILHPSEVLKKGQKVEVVILSIDKVMQRIALGIKQLKPDPWKDIEENFPINSEHTVKIIMIIPKGALISTKSEVEGFIPTSHLGIPGLESSELAFDIGEELPVKVIEVDRENRRLIFSVKTFFFGREEKEINDFVSAHLEKIKAKRKEIEKKLKEQKATEKNSN; this is translated from the coding sequence ATGGAAGATAATGTAAAAATAGGAAAAGCGAAAGAAAAAATAACATCAGAAAATAAAGAGAACAAGGAGAAAAAAAATAAGAAAATTGATAATGATTTGAGAACTAAAAAAGGAAAAAAATTAGAGCCCAAACTCTCTAAGCAAACACCCAAGAAATCTCAAACATCTAAAGGTAAAACTTTAAGAATAAGTAAAGAAAAAGAAGATGAAAAAGATACCAAAGAATCTTCTAAAACGGCTGATAATACAGTCAAAAAGACTGTTCAAGAATCTCATATTAAAGAAAAAGAGACAGTTCAAAAAGAAAAAGTCGTTAAAAAATCTAAAGCTAAAGAAATTGATAAGAAGAATAAAAAAGTTAAAACTAAAAAAGAGAAACCAGAATCAGTTACTGAGTATAAGCAGGAATTAGAAAAAGAAACTATTCAATCTGAAAAATTCAAACTATCTGAAACATCCTCTTTTGAAAATCAAATCAAGATGTATGAGAAGACAATGGAAACTGTTAAATCTGGAAATGTTGTTGAAGGAACTATTATTCGGGTAGATTCAAATGAAGTATTAGTTGATATTGGTTTTAAAGCGGAAGGTATAATCTCAGTTTCAGAATTTAAAGACCCAGAAGAAGCTAAGATTGGTAATAAAATATGGGTATACATTATACGAAAAGAAGGTAAGCGAGGAAGGCCTTATTTATCAAAGAGAAGAGCTGACCTTCAACGGCATTGGGAAGGATTAGCGGAGTGCTATAAAAACAGTAAGAAGGTTAGTGGAAAAATCATAAAAAGAGTAAAAGGTGGTATGATTGTTGATTGTAATTCAATAAATGCCTTTTTACCTGCTTCTCAAGTCTCAACCAAAATCCTTCCAAATTTTGACCATCTGGTAGGTAAAGATTTTGATTTTAAAATAATAAGCTTTAATCGTAGAAAAGAGAATATCGTACTTTCAAGAAAATTTGTTATTGAGGAAGAACTAACCAAGAAAAAGACTGGCTTATTAGAGAAATTAAAAGAGGGAATTGAAATTGATGGCGTTGTAAAAAATATTATGGAATATGGTGTTTTTGTTGACCTTGGTGGTATAGATGGTCTACTTCATATTTCAGCTATGTCCTGGGGTCATATTGGACATCCCTCGGAAATGCTTAACATTGGTGATAAGATTAAAGTAAAAGTCCTCTCCTTTGATAAAGAGGCTGGAAAAGTAGCATTAGGACTAAAACAGTTAGTTCCACATCCCTGGAAAAATATTGAGATTAAATATCCTGAAGGTTCAAAGGTTGCAGGTAAGGTTACGAATATCACCAATTATGGAGCTTTTGTTGAGCTTGAAAAGGGTGTTGAAGGCCTTATACATATTTCTGAGATGTCCTGGACAAAACAGATATCAAATCCCAGACAACTGCTTAAAGTTGGAGATTCCGTTGATGCAATTGTGCTTTCGGTAGATAAAGATGAACATCGTATTTCATTAGGACTTAAACAGGTTGAGCCAAATCCATGGCTTACTATTGATGTAAGACATCCTGTTGGGTCCAAGATAACTGGAAGAATTAAAAACATTACGAATTTTGGTGCCTTTATTGAAGTAGAAAAGGATATTGATGGGTTGATACATATCTCTGATCTGTCCTGGACCAAACGAATCTTACATCCATCCGAAGTTCTAAAAAAAGGTCAGAAAGTTGAAGTAGTTATTCTGTCAATTGATAAAGTTATGCAGAGAATTGCTCTTGGAATTAAACAGCTTAAACCTGACCCATGGAAAGATATTGAGGAAAATTTTCCAATTAATTCTGAACATACAGTAAAAATTATCATGATAATTCCTAAAGGGGCATTGATTTCTACTAAGAGTGAAGTAGAGGGTTTTATCCCGACTTCTCACCTTGGGATTCCCGGATTGGAAAGTTCTGAATTAGCATTTGATATCGGTGAAGAATTACCTGTAAAAGTGATTGAAGTAGATAGAGAAAATAGAAGATTAATATTTAGTGTGAAAACATTCTTTTTTGGTAGAGAAGAGAAAGAAATAAATGATTTTGTGAGCGCACATCTTGAAAAGATTAAAGCAAAGCGCAAGGAAATAGAAAAAAAATTAAAAGAACAAAAGGCAACTGAAAAAAATAGTAATTAG